CTGAAAGTGTACAGAAGAGATCAATCACCAGAAGAAGAGTTACAACAAAGTATATTTGGGTGAAACCTATGCACATTGATtgcattatttttaaaatctagcCATGCATGGAGGAATATATCTACTAATCATATCGCGATGTGATGTAATCTACTAATCATTTTTAGATCATACTTCTTTGTATTTGGTTTTCTAAGTGAAATTATTACCACTTAtcgaaagaagaaaaaaaatcacaagtttGGCTCCCCAGTCCCCAACCTATCCAGATCAATTGTGTTATTGTTTAATAGAGCACCTCAAGCCAAGAAATTACCTATTTAACATTGACTCTTAATTTCCCTTCAGTTTTTGTAATATCAAACAATGTTTCTGACAATCTTTTCAAAACACCAACATCTTGATGACATAgtctcacctttttttttaatctaaatttcAGATACAGATGGATGTAGGAGATCAGTATCCCATCCAGCAATGTATTCATAGGGATAGTGGGAAATTGAATCATGAAGAAGCCAGATTATAAATCATTTTCTTACCATCATCTATTttgcttattattttaaagCTTATATAACTCTGCGACCTACCAATCATGTACATCACTAACCTCACTGAGCTATCTTCTCTACAACGCCTACATTCTCTTTTCTGTCTCTTTTTCAAGTAAAGTCCTCTTTCTGTCTTCTCAACCAGTGGATTATCaattgatgtgatatttttttaaaaaaaaccaagagAGTAGCAAGATGGAGATGGATGATATCGTTATATTTCCTAATGATAAGTTTGCGATTTTAGGGAAGGCCCAGCAAAGCACCATATTATTCTCCCAGTTTTCAGTTTTCAAAACAAGGCTAGTCTAGGAGCATTGAGTTTTTTAGACAAATCCAGGTGAACCAGCCACATTTCGCCAGTAACTTATTGAGTTTTTAGAAAGCTGGTTCCCTAAGATGATTGTTGATATCCAAGTTTTGTTCTCCATCTAAATGCTTAGTATGCATTTAAACAATATATGAAATCATATCCAGACAAGAATGTGACAGGCTGAGGTGGCCCATGTGTTCCAAATCAAGGCCCTTAAAGATCAACAACACATCCAAGGAAAGACATACCTATCATTATTATCTGTTTGGACGCTGCCAAGCCTTTTGATTATCTCCATTCCCCTACACACTCTTCCAAATATTGTGTGTTTTCCTGCACGGTACAGAAACATCAGTTAGCATTATTAGCACATGAAAAGAACTGTTTGATATAacaatcagaaaaaaaaaaaggaacagcCATGGTTACCATTTCCAAACAGAGCactcataataaaaatataatttgagaCAATCCAAAACAAGTAGCACGctggaaaatataataaatgtcAGAAATATCAACTGCTCAAAAGATGATATTCTATCCTACAGGGGCCTCTTATAGCTGTTTCGTAGTTTGAAAGTGATTTTGGCCTTCAAGGATGGGAGATGCATCATATAGCTAACAGCTTAAAGACACATTTCAAAACAAGGAAGAAAAGCCCTATACAAAGGCAAAATGACTTCTAGTGGTCCATTCTTGAATAAGTTTTGAAACCTTTCCTTTTCTAACAGCAGATATGTCAGCAGCTTCAAAGCAAATTCAGGAAGCATATTTACTCTGAATAGGCTTGAGCAAAATACTCTTGACCCACAAATCTATCTCCTTCTATGAGCTGTCATCAATGGGAGTTTGGCCATCTCCTTAAATAACTGagcataaaatttttaaattctaaaactTATTCAACGTATTAGGAGAAGGAAAAGCATGTCAACTCTTTCCACTCAATCTGCTCGGCAAAGGGGACATGACTTCTCAGAACAGGTGCACCACTTAGTCATTTGGACAAGGTGGACTCAGGGAGGCTTCAAAGCCCCACCTCCcagtgaaaacaaaacaaaagtaaaaaagataaaacaaataaagagtATTAAGGGAGGCCATTTCCCTTTgtaagaagaaacaaaagaagtaACTTTGTTTTTATGCAGAGACGTAATGATAAAGCAACTTATCCATAATCCAATGTTACTTCTCCCCGACAAACAATGCAATGCAATACCGACCCCACATTGCAAGTATGCCAGGAGCGCAGAATTGCTGATTAGCAGTTTCACAAcacaaatttgtaatttttaagaCTGTCATTGGATTCTAAATAATTGCAGCAGCTGAGACCCAATGTATCATGCAAGATACAAACATAATAAGAATGACTATAAGTTTAATCAAACCATCAAAACTTAAAGTGGCTCCAACCACCCGTATGTCGAGAAGTCTCATTTACTGTCAAGCATTGTTTCTCTGCAACTTAATCATCAAAGTAAGATACTACCACATATTGCATACGAAAAATTCCACACGCTTGAACAAATTTTCAAAGAGAATGATAGAACAAGTTTAAATTTTAACTGGGTGGATTCATATGATTACCGTCCAGTGATGGACATGGTGCCAGGGTGATGAAAAACTGACTTCCATTTGTATTCGGACCAGCATTTGCCATGGACAAAATACCGGCCCCAGTATGCTTTAACTCTGTTCTAATCTCATCGTCGAACTTCAGACTGCAATGCATCATAAAACAAATCATATAACGCATCCCTCACAAATCAAATATCATAGACATTATATTCACTCACAGTTCTCAATGATTCAATGCAACCCAGCAGTGTCAGAATCAAACTACAGTCTAAACAATCAGGGAACAGATTGGATAAAAGAAGAGCAAACAGGAATTGAAAAATAGTCTATGATACGTTAAGATTTGGCAACCTCAACACTTATCACCGTGAGATGCGatgaattaaacaaaaattaataatattcgAAATGTGACAAACGCAGAGATGGCAAGATTTGAatgattcaatttaaaaataatggttaGGATTCTAAAAATCCCACCATAGAGTTAGCCTAGAAAATCTAGATGACCCTGATCCTATCAAAGCTATGCAGTTGATTCTAGAAGCTACTAGAAGAATAATTTTCCAGATACATGAGTTGTAAATggcaaactaaaaacaaaaattaaagcataccCATATATGGATTCTCCACCCCTTCCTGTCCCTGTGGGATCCCCACCTTGCACCATAAAATCCTACTCCAAAATAAACCAATATCCATGTAAACAATAAactattcaaaagaaaaaaaaaaaatgtaccatACAGAGAAAATcttgtgtgtgcgtgtgtgcaTCTATAGAGAaacaaacagagagagagagagaccttgaTGATTCTGTGGAATTTAACATTGTCGTAGTAGTTTCTGCGAGAGAGTTCAAGGAAGTTCCTGCAAGTTCTCGGCGCGTGCTTGTAGTATAGCTGTGATTACAGTACAataaaaagagagtgaaaaagaaaataaattgaaaattttgaaacctGCATTTATTCAGTATAGTATGACCTAGCTTCGCTCACATCCATACTTAGCTAAGCAAAATAGagtacgaaaaaaaaaaaactcggtgtaatattttctttcacttcAATCGCTTTctgagcaaccaaacagaagaaAGTACCTCAACTGTGAAAGGACCCATTGAGGTCTCGAGCGTGACCTCCGGAGGCCCTCCTTCCGCACTGGCCCACATCTTcgcgagagagaaagagaacgaAGACTCAATTTCAAGAGCTCGACTTTGTCTGAGACAAAAGAATCATAAACAG
Above is a genomic segment from Corylus avellana chromosome ca9, CavTom2PMs-1.0 containing:
- the LOC132191523 gene encoding peptidyl-prolyl cis-trans isomerase CYP18-2, whose protein sequence is MWASAEGGPPEVTLETSMGPFTVELYYKHAPRTCRNFLELSRRNYYDNVKFHRIIKDFMVQGGDPTGTGRGGESIYGLKFDDEIRTELKHTGAGILSMANAGPNTNGSQFFITLAPCPSLDGKHTIFGRVCRGMEIIKRLGSVQTDNNDRPIHDVKILRTLVKD